The following are encoded together in the Primulina tabacum isolate GXHZ01 chromosome 18, ASM2559414v2, whole genome shotgun sequence genome:
- the LOC142533678 gene encoding RNA polymerase sigma factor sigE, chloroplastic/mitochondrial-like has product MGVVTISSSAARNPFGLNSRISSRIAVVKRPVILSFKTDKSKNTALVAPPKSRSLPVETDQGNEKTLRKGKRPSERVHAASLDEASSSTLDQLDYNEAAAKLENLFKRSHATNLYDNEVKDHVAKRRRQMRKRIGEDMVDVEKKKVAESFVLSFRKKEKRLSLEKRIALRCRKESASLGWSQKRKLGKNYEHEKIDRLVRDYSSSTNLVSLDWKKMQIPPVLSSSEHSWLFKLMQPMKEILQVKETLQNDLQRDVTDEELAEAVNMGITHLRKRLEVGRAARSKLIKHNLRLILFAMNKYFHDLANGSRFQDLCQAGVKGLITAIDRFEPKRNFRLSTYGLFWIRHAIVRSMTLSSFTKVSFGLESVRAEIQKVKQELLFELQRLPTEKEIIDRVGISPERYHEVMRVSKPIYSLNARNRVTQEELINDIEDGIEGDKRSQPAILRLALDDVLDSLKPKESLVIRQRYGLDGRGDRTLGEIAGNLNISREMVRKHEVKALMKLKHPARVDYLQRYIFK; this is encoded by the exons ATGGGAGTTGTGACTATTTCTAGTTCTGCTGCACGAAATCCGTTTGGATTGAACTCAAGAATTTCATCTCGCATAGCAGTAGTGAAAAGGCCAGTAATACTATCTTTCAAAACTGATAAAAGTAAAAATACAGCTTTAGTTGCGCCACCAAAATCTCGCTCTTTACCTGTTGAGACTGACCAAGGAAATGAAAAGACGTTAAGAAAGGGGAAAAGGCCTTCAGAAAGAGTGCATGCTGCGTCTCTTGATGAAGCCTCCTCAAGTACTTTAGATCAGTTGGATTACAATGAAGCTGCAGCTAAATTAGAGAATTTATTCAAACGAAGCCATGCAACAAATTTGTATGACAATGAAGTTAAAGATCATGTGGCAAAAAGAAGGCGGCAAATGAGGAAGAGGATTGGAGAAGATATGGTGGACGTGGAGAAGAAGAAAGTTGCTGAAAGTTTTGTTCTAAGTTTTAGGAAGAAAGAGAAGAGATTGAGTCTTGAGAAGAGGATTGCATTGAGATGTAGGAAAGAAAGTGCAAGTCTTGGATGGTCTCAGAAAAGGAAACTTGGTAAAAATTATGAACATGAGAAGATCGATAGGCTTGTGAGGGACTATTCATCTTCCACCAACTTGGTCAGCTTAGATTGGAAGAAAATGCAGATTCCTCCCGTTCTTTCTTCATCTGAGCATAGTTGGCTGTTTAAGCTGATGCAACCAATGAAG GAAATTCTCCAAGTAAAGGAGACTTTACAGAATGATTTACAAAGAGATGTAACGGATGAAGAATTAGCAGAAGCAGTAAATATGGGCATAACTCATCTGAGAAAACGTTTGGAAGTTGGTCGTGCTGCCAGAAGCAAGTTGATCAAG CATAACCTCCGTTTGATTTTATTTGCAATgaacaaatattttcatgacTTGGCAAATGGCTCAAGATTCCAAGACCTCTGTCAGGCTGGAGTAAAGGGTCTTATAACAGCTATTGATCGCTTTGAGCCTAAAAGGAACTTCCGTCTCTCAACATATGGCCTCTTTTGGATCAGACATGCCATCGTCCGTTCTATGACACTTTCAAGCTTCACAAAGGTTTCCTTTGGCCTTGAGTCG GTTAGAGCAGAAATCCAGAAGGTAAAACAAGAGTTGTTGTTTGAGCTTCAGAGATTGCCAACAGAGAAAGAAATCATAGACAGAGTTGGTATATCTCCTGAAAGATACCATGAAGTGATGAGAGTGTCAAAGCCCATTTATTCTCTGAATGCACGTAACAGGGTAACTCAAGAAGAATTGATCAATGACATTGAAGATGGTATTGAAGGGGATAAAAGAAGTCAACCTGCGATTCTCAGGCTTGCCCTGGATGATGTG CTTGATTCTTTGAAACCAAAGGAGAGTCTGGTAATTAGACAACGGTACGGCCTAGATGGCAGAGGAGATAGAACACTCGGGGAAATTGCAGGAAACTTGAATATTTCGAGAGAAATGGTCAGAAAACATGAAGTTAAGGCCCTCATGAAACTCAAGCATCCAGCTCGAGTCGATTATCTTCAACGTTacattttcaaatga